One window of the Ammospiza caudacuta isolate bAmmCau1 chromosome 9, bAmmCau1.pri, whole genome shotgun sequence genome contains the following:
- the NKX1-2 gene encoding NK1 transcription factor-related protein 2 produces the protein MMQREKFWISARPARLPACGASSAAGAGGRTSGRAAATPRRRTGHGSYRGTARVSVPQQGRPPGAPFPGAAALGCPGPRDGRLDAHAPAESGAEDAGQERDEEEPSGDGSGTASPPGPEEPGSPRSARRRRAEPGCGKPRRARTAFTYEQLVALENKFRATRYLSVCERLSLALSLSLTETQVKIWFQNRRTKWKKQHPGADGAAPAASPAAAASGGSPSPPGPAALPFQTFPSYAAANVLVPPAAPFPLGAGPFAPFLGPAYLGPFYAPHL, from the exons ATGATGCAAAGGGAGAAGTTCTGGATATCCGCgcgccctgcccggctcccggCGTGCGGAGCATCCTCTGCGGCCGGAGCAGGAGGGCGCACATCAGGGCGCGCCGCCGCCACGCCCCGGCGCCGGACGGGCCACGGCTCTTACCGAGGCACCGCACGGGTTTCTGTCCCCCAGCAAGGGCGGCCCCCGGGCGCTCCGTTCCCCGGGGCGGCAGCGCTCGGATGCCCCGGCCCGCGGGACGGCCGGCTGG ATGCGCACGCCCCGGCGGAGAGCGGCGCCGAGGACGCGGGGCAGGAGCGCGACGAGGAGGAGCCGAGCGGGGACGGGAGCGGCACCGCGAGCCCGCCCGGGCCGGAGGAGCCGGGATCGCCGCGGAgcgcccggcggcggcgggcagagccaggctgcgGGAAACCGCGGCGGGCGCGCACCGCCTTCACCTACGAGCAGCTGGTGGCCCTGGAGAACAAGTTCCGAGCCACGCGGTACCTGTCGGTGTGCGAGCGCCTCAGCCTGGCGCTGTCCCTCAGCCTCACCGAGACGCAGGTGAAGATCTGGTTCCAGAACCGCCGCACCAAGTGGAAGAAGCAGCACCCGGGCGCCGACGGGGCGGCCCCCGCAGCAtcccccgcggcggcggcgagcggtggcagccccagcccgccgggccccgccgctcTGCCCTTCCAGACTTTCCCTTCCTACGCCGCCGCCAACGTGCTGGTGCCGCCGGCCGCCCCCTTCCCGCTGGGCGCCGGCCCCTTCGCCCCCTTCCTGGGCCCCGCGTACCTCGGCCCCTTCTACGCCCCGCACCTCTGA
- the OAT gene encoding ornithine aminotransferase, mitochondrial: MLSKLTRCQPLAVLCRGFHSSLSSATSVAPKKTLQRPLSSDLIFEREAKYGAHNYHPLPVALERGKGVYVWDVEGRKYFDFLSAYSAVNQGHCHPKIVDALKSQSEKLTLTSRAFYNDVLGEYEELVTKMFNYNKVLPMNTGVEAGETACKLARKWAYTVKGIPKYKAKIIFAAGNFWGRTMSAISSSTDPSSYDGFGPFMPGFEVIPYNDLPALERALQDPNVAAFMVEPIQGEAGVIVPDKGYLTGVRDLCTKHNVLFIADEIQTGLARTGKMLAVDHENVRPDIILLGKALSGGLYPVSAVLCDDEVMLTIKPGEHGSTYGGNPLACRVAMAALEVIEEENLAKNAEIMGNLLRSELMKTPSNIVTAVRGKGLLNAIVIRETKDYDAWKVCLRLRDNGLLAKPTHGDIIRLAPPLVIKEDEIRESIEIIHKTILSF, translated from the exons ATGCTTTCCAAGCTCACCCGCTGCCAGCCCCTCGCTGTTCTCTGCCGGGGTTTTCATtcctccctgagctctgctaCCTCAGTGgctcccaaaaaaaccctccagaGGCCTCTCTCCTCAGATTTAATCTTTGAACGTGAGGCCAAATATGGTGCTCACAACTATCACCCACTGCCTGTTGCtctggaaagaggaaaag GTGTTTACGTGTGGGATGTTGAAGGCAGGAAGTATTTTGATTTTCTGAGTGCTTACAGTGCAGTCAACCAAGGCCACTGTCACCCAAAGATTGTGGATGCTCTGAAATCCCAGTCTGAAAAACTGACCCTGACATCCAGAGCATTCTACAACGATGTCCTTGGGGAATATGAGGAGCTGGTCACCAAAATGTTCAATTACAACAAAGTTCTTCCAATGAACACAG GAGTGGAAGCTGGAGAAACTGCCTGCAAACTGGCTCGGAAATGGGCCTACACTGTGAAAGGAATTCCAAAATACAAAGCTAAAATCATTTTTGCAG ctggcaACTTCTGGGGCAGGACAATGTCTGCCATCTCCAGTTCTACTGACCCATCCAGCTATGATGGCTTTGGGCCCTTCATGCCAGGATTTGAAGTGATCCCATACAATGATCTGCCAGCTCTTGAG CGTGCCCTTCAAGACCCCAACGTGGCAGCTTTCATGGTGGAGCCAATTCAAGGGGAAGCAGGAGTGATTGTTCCTGACAAAGGCTATCTCACAGGAGTGAGGGACCTCTGCACAAAGCACAAT GTTCTGTTTATTGCTGATGAAATACAGACTGGTTTAGCCAGAACAGGGAAAATGCTGGCTGTTGACCATGAAAATGTGAGACCTGATATAATTCTTCTTGGAAAGGCCCTTTCTGGTGGCTTATACCCT gtgtcagcagtgctgtgtgatgATGAAGTCATGCTGACCATTAAACCTGGTGAACATGGATCCACATATGGAGGAAATCCATTGGCCTGCCGTGTGGCAATGGCAGCACTGGAG GTAATTGAAGAAGAAAATCTGgcaaaaaatgcagaaataatgGGTAATCTGCTAAGAAGTGAGCTCATGAAGACTCCATCTAATATTGTGACTGCTGTAAGAGGAAAAGGGCTCTTGAATGCAATCGTAATTCGGGAAACCAAAG ATTACGACGCCTGGAAGGTGTGTCTGCGGCTCCGCGACAACGGGCTGCTGGCCAAGCCCACGCACGGCGACATCATCCgcctggccccgcccctcgTCATCAAGGAGGACGAGATCCGAGAGTCCATCGAAATCATCCACAAAACCATCCTGTCCTTCTGA